A section of the Corynebacterium auris genome encodes:
- a CDS encoding glycosyltransferase family 4 protein, which translates to MRIGLVCPYSFDEPGGVQAHILDLAVVLRARGHHVGVLGPASKKAELPEWVTRGGRALPVRYNGSVARLSVGPLVRRRARRFIGEGNFDVLHIHEPNAPSYSLAALMVARGPIVATYHASASSSLALRAALPTLRIGLEKIRGGIAVSEMARRWQVEQVGTDPVLIPNGVDTKRFARARGPRNQGEDVEVVFLGRLDEPRKGLDVFLAALGQLGRGVRVTVIGGGSARSVPGVEFVGRVDDEEKARILGRADIYVAPNTGGESFGIVLVEAMAAGCAVVASDLEAFAAVCDTESAEPAGVLFPVGDPAALAGKLRLLIDDPARRNRLIDAGIARAALYDWESVATRILAVYETVSHDEKVIAQ; encoded by the coding sequence GTGCGCATCGGACTTGTCTGCCCCTACTCCTTCGACGAACCGGGAGGTGTTCAAGCCCACATCCTTGATTTAGCGGTGGTCCTGCGCGCGCGTGGCCACCACGTCGGCGTCCTCGGGCCAGCCTCGAAGAAGGCCGAGCTGCCCGAGTGGGTGACTCGCGGAGGCCGGGCGCTGCCCGTGCGCTACAACGGCTCCGTTGCCAGGTTGTCTGTGGGCCCGCTCGTGCGCCGCCGCGCCCGCCGCTTCATCGGTGAGGGCAACTTCGACGTCCTGCACATCCACGAGCCGAACGCGCCGAGCTACTCCTTGGCGGCGCTGATGGTCGCTCGAGGCCCGATCGTGGCCACGTACCACGCCTCGGCCTCCTCCTCGCTCGCCCTGCGCGCGGCTCTTCCGACCCTGCGTATCGGCCTGGAAAAGATCCGCGGCGGCATCGCGGTCAGCGAGATGGCGCGGCGCTGGCAGGTCGAGCAGGTGGGCACGGACCCGGTACTCATCCCGAACGGGGTGGACACGAAGCGCTTCGCCCGGGCGCGGGGGCCGCGCAACCAGGGAGAGGACGTGGAGGTTGTCTTCCTCGGCCGCCTCGACGAGCCGCGCAAGGGGCTCGACGTCTTCCTTGCGGCGCTCGGCCAGCTGGGCCGCGGGGTGCGCGTCACGGTCATCGGAGGGGGCAGCGCACGCTCGGTGCCCGGGGTGGAGTTCGTCGGCCGGGTCGACGACGAGGAAAAGGCCCGCATCCTCGGGCGCGCGGACATTTACGTCGCTCCCAACACGGGTGGGGAGTCTTTCGGCATCGTGCTCGTGGAGGCGATGGCGGCCGGTTGCGCTGTCGTGGCCAGCGACCTCGAGGCTTTCGCCGCGGTGTGCGACACGGAATCCGCGGAGCCCGCCGGCGTGCTCTTTCCCGTGGGGGACCCTGCGGCACTGGCGGGGAAGCTTCGCCTGCTTATCGACGACCCCGCCCGCCGTAACCGGCTCATCGACGCCGGTATTGCCCGCGCGGCGCTCTACGACTGGGAAAGCGTGGCCACCCGGATCCTCGCCGTCTACGAGACGGTCTCCCACGACGAGAAGGTGATCGCGCAGTGA